From a region of the Sporosarcina ureilytica genome:
- a CDS encoding efflux RND transporter permease subunit encodes MIRFTNWAFKNKAAVILMVVLSLVLGIVSYFTVPKEFLPPADNPMVTVIVIGQDTDAETMAEQVTKPIEKAIGSVKGKKDVFSTAADGFTSVDILLDASIDMKEAKTQVQEAVNSIHLPEGYSKPIVSQLNIDMIPLWQIGLSFPGGIDSNAMEKVDNEVIPKFQGISGVSNVSVYGSQQTQVNVTVDQEKLAKHQIPLQALMGILHGKNLAVSVGEETIDDKTTNIKVVGQIDGIAALEALEIVPGISLKEISTIDVADSSSTFFTRVNGKEAIALVLYKEPNANAVAIGKKVENAIEQVNVDHKSAIEASMLISFSDFIVNSVDSMMQAVLLGALFATIIIFVFLRHIRMTAITVISIPLSLGLTLLFLWLSDITLNILTIGAVAVAVGRLVDDSIVVIENIFRKAQSRDFSKPVIVEATKEVASAITSSTLTTVAVFLPMGLVKSMQDLLLPFALTITYALLSSLLVALIVVPLMSTGLLQKGKLPAYKTPRQYIRILDWCLRHKWVPLVTSILIFIGSIGLYFAMPKGTEDATDQDVVLSISYPDEVPFTTVKEEVLQLETFFMKQSDVEEVILFLGSNPEDAEFSEVNAQNSGRFHVVMKSGASTEKLIGEIDQLKKLYPKAEMEVSFVSMMPSGGSTISLDIVGNDASQLGTAANQVMDEIEGIHGVEKVSSNQSDVKTVYDIIIDHKLANAEEVARQVQLLLNPIPLGMIKLEDQNTMVYLDSSMHPTTDHELKEIQVIVNEQLVPLSSIAKIDKANKPTSVLRKDGKEYVRVTIDVESQDLSKISYEITQKTADLSLPEGITIEMGGAASAQADQFAELFQLMAVSIGLVYLIMVMTFKTLRAPLVILFTLPLAVIGAVFGLLIAGTPIDIGAMIGALMLIGIVVTNAIVLLDRVRQNEKTMSIREALLEAGATRLRPIVMTALATIFAMIPLLMGKEEMGSLVSKGLAVVVIGGLSVSTLLTLIIIPVLYELFHFKKAKKQRMESLETQ; translated from the coding sequence TTGATACGATTTACAAATTGGGCATTTAAGAATAAAGCTGCTGTGATTTTGATGGTTGTTTTGTCGCTAGTGCTGGGGATTGTCAGTTATTTCACAGTACCTAAGGAGTTTTTACCGCCTGCGGATAATCCGATGGTGACGGTCATCGTGATTGGGCAAGATACCGATGCGGAAACGATGGCTGAGCAAGTGACAAAGCCAATAGAAAAAGCAATCGGTTCTGTGAAAGGGAAAAAAGATGTGTTTTCCACTGCTGCAGATGGCTTCACGTCTGTAGATATTTTGCTGGATGCATCGATTGATATGAAAGAAGCAAAGACACAAGTGCAGGAAGCAGTCAACAGCATTCATTTACCAGAAGGCTATTCGAAGCCAATCGTTTCACAATTAAATATCGATATGATTCCATTGTGGCAAATCGGACTATCTTTTCCAGGTGGCATCGACTCGAATGCCATGGAGAAAGTTGACAATGAAGTCATTCCGAAGTTCCAAGGAATTTCTGGCGTTTCGAATGTTTCCGTCTACGGCAGTCAACAAACGCAAGTGAACGTGACGGTGGATCAAGAAAAGCTGGCAAAGCATCAAATTCCACTCCAAGCGCTCATGGGCATCCTTCATGGGAAAAATCTGGCTGTATCGGTCGGGGAAGAAACGATTGATGATAAAACAACGAATATTAAAGTTGTCGGCCAAATTGACGGGATTGCCGCATTGGAAGCATTAGAAATTGTACCAGGCATTTCATTAAAAGAAATTTCGACGATTGACGTTGCAGATTCCAGTTCCACATTTTTCACACGTGTGAATGGTAAAGAGGCTATTGCCTTGGTGCTTTATAAAGAACCGAATGCCAATGCGGTCGCAATCGGTAAAAAAGTAGAGAACGCAATCGAGCAAGTGAATGTGGATCACAAGTCAGCTATTGAAGCATCCATGCTGATTTCATTTTCAGATTTTATCGTCAACTCTGTTGACAGCATGATGCAAGCTGTTCTGCTCGGTGCATTGTTCGCGACAATTATCATATTTGTCTTCTTGCGCCATATCCGCATGACAGCCATTACTGTTATTAGTATCCCATTATCACTCGGGTTGACATTATTATTCCTGTGGCTGTCAGACATTACGTTAAACATTTTAACAATCGGTGCAGTCGCGGTCGCAGTCGGACGATTAGTCGATGATAGTATTGTGGTCATTGAAAACATTTTCCGGAAAGCGCAAAGTAGAGATTTTTCAAAACCAGTCATTGTTGAAGCGACAAAAGAAGTGGCGTCTGCCATTACATCTTCCACGTTAACGACCGTCGCCGTTTTTTTACCAATGGGGCTTGTAAAATCGATGCAAGATCTTTTATTGCCGTTCGCCTTAACGATTACGTATGCGCTTTTATCATCCTTACTCGTTGCTTTAATTGTCGTACCGTTAATGAGCACAGGCCTACTACAAAAAGGAAAATTGCCTGCATATAAAACACCAAGGCAATATATCCGAATTTTGGATTGGTGTCTACGTCATAAATGGGTGCCACTTGTAACGTCAATCCTCATTTTTATTGGCTCAATTGGCTTATATTTTGCAATGCCAAAAGGGACCGAAGATGCGACCGATCAAGACGTCGTTCTATCCATCTCGTATCCAGATGAAGTACCATTTACGACAGTCAAAGAAGAGGTTTTGCAATTAGAAACATTTTTCATGAAGCAATCTGACGTAGAAGAAGTCATACTCTTCCTCGGATCAAACCCAGAAGATGCCGAATTTAGTGAAGTGAACGCACAGAATTCGGGACGTTTCCATGTTGTGATGAAAAGCGGTGCAAGTACGGAAAAATTAATCGGGGAAATTGATCAGCTAAAAAAGCTCTATCCTAAAGCCGAAATGGAAGTCTCCTTCGTTTCAATGATGCCTTCAGGCGGTTCGACCATTTCACTCGATATCGTAGGAAATGATGCGTCCCAATTAGGAACAGCAGCAAATCAGGTCATGGATGAAATAGAAGGAATCCATGGCGTTGAAAAGGTGTCGAGCAATCAAAGTGACGTCAAAACTGTCTACGACATCATCATTGATCATAAGTTGGCAAATGCAGAGGAAGTCGCAAGACAAGTGCAGTTGTTGTTAAATCCGATCCCACTCGGAATGATTAAGCTGGAAGACCAAAATACAATGGTCTATTTAGACAGTTCCATGCACCCAACGACAGATCATGAACTAAAAGAAATTCAAGTCATCGTAAACGAACAACTCGTTCCCCTTTCCTCCATTGCGAAAATCGATAAAGCGAATAAGCCGACGAGTGTATTACGGAAAGATGGAAAAGAATATGTACGCGTAACGATTGATGTAGAATCACAAGATTTATCCAAAATCTCCTATGAAATCACACAAAAAACGGCTGATCTTTCATTGCCAGAAGGGATTACGATTGAAATGGGCGGAGCGGCAAGTGCACAAGCCGACCAATTCGCAGAGCTGTTTCAGCTTATGGCGGTCTCAATCGGTCTCGTCTACTTAATTATGGTAATGACATTTAAAACATTACGCGCCCCGTTAGTCATTTTATTCACACTCCCTTTGGCAGTCATCGGAGCCGTTTTCGGATTATTAATTGCCGGGACGCCTATAGATATCGGAGCCATGATTGGTGCGTTAATGTTAATCGGCATTGTCGTAACGAACGCGATCGTCTTACTAGACCGGGTTAGACAAAATGAGAAAACAATGTCGATTCGAGAAGCATTGCTTGAAGCGGGAGCGACTCGCCTCCGTCCCATCGTCATGACAGCATTGGCAACGATTTTCGCCATGATTCCACTGTTAATGGGAAAAGAAGAAATGGGCAGCTTAGTCTCAAAAGGTTTAGCTGTGGTAGTCATCGGAGGATTGTCCGTTTCAACATTGTTGACATTGATCATTATTCCTGTCCTCTATGAGTTGTTTCATTTTAAAAAGGCGAAGAAACAGCGTATGGAAAGTTTAGAAACGCAATGA
- a CDS encoding RidA family protein: MSIYKRLRELEIVLPTPPKPAGLYVPCRLMGNVLYTSGQDCRIDGKLAYEGKLGRDLTVEQGYDAARLTMLNCLAVIEQEIGDLNRIKQIIKLLSFVNSTDSFIAQPSVINGASQVLIDVFGEAGKHARTALSANSLPFNIPLEIEMIVEIK; this comes from the coding sequence ATGAGTATATACAAAAGATTACGTGAATTAGAGATTGTTTTACCAACACCCCCTAAACCGGCTGGTCTTTATGTCCCTTGCCGTTTAATGGGGAACGTACTATATACTTCCGGACAAGATTGCAGAATTGACGGGAAATTGGCTTATGAAGGAAAGTTGGGGAGAGATTTAACCGTTGAACAGGGTTATGATGCCGCAAGACTGACGATGCTCAATTGTTTGGCAGTGATTGAACAGGAAATCGGTGATTTAAATAGGATTAAACAGATTATCAAATTGTTAAGTTTTGTAAATTCAACAGATAGTTTCATAGCGCAACCTTCTGTTATAAATGGGGCCTCCCAAGTTTTGATAGATGTTTTTGGGGAAGCAGGTAAACATGCCCGTACAGCTTTATCGGCTAATTCATTACCATTCAATATACCGTTAGAAATTGAAATGATTGTTGAGATAAAATGA
- a CDS encoding C-terminal binding protein encodes MGKKRVWILDDEWFTHELEKEIYTEHDIEFKVTRSESFKNDFESFGKDADGIVAQVGFNFGAAYISRLTKCKIIASSGVGFNHIDLNASAQKGIYVTNMADYCIGEVSDHTIALALIVSRRLRAYNEQVKNGQWDPLDTLPIHRLQGRTVGLLGFGRIAKEVAKKFKVFGVNVIAHDKYVPEEVFTKLGVESVTLEELLERSNILSLHVPLTKETEGLINYERLKQLQKGSIIINTCRGAIINEDDLTLVIKEGHIAGAGLDVLVEEPPNKDLELLHLDEVYVTPHSSYVSIESEYELRSRTALNVIRAMDGEVPEFVQNDVKVKV; translated from the coding sequence ATGGGAAAGAAAAGGGTTTGGATTTTGGATGATGAGTGGTTTACACATGAATTGGAAAAAGAAATATATACAGAGCATGATATTGAGTTTAAAGTGACAAGAAGTGAATCTTTTAAAAACGACTTTGAATCATTCGGAAAAGATGCGGACGGAATTGTTGCACAAGTTGGATTTAATTTTGGTGCAGCATACATCTCCCGATTAACAAAATGCAAAATTATCGCCTCTTCCGGTGTTGGATTTAACCATATTGATTTAAATGCATCCGCGCAAAAAGGGATTTATGTAACGAATATGGCAGATTACTGTATTGGCGAAGTATCAGATCATACAATTGCCTTAGCGTTAATTGTTTCTCGTAGACTTCGTGCTTATAATGAACAAGTGAAAAATGGGCAGTGGGATCCGTTAGATACATTACCAATTCATCGTCTACAAGGCAGAACAGTAGGACTTTTAGGGTTTGGTCGGATTGCTAAAGAAGTAGCGAAAAAGTTTAAAGTATTTGGTGTGAATGTGATCGCTCATGATAAATATGTTCCAGAAGAAGTGTTTACAAAACTCGGGGTCGAATCTGTCACATTGGAAGAATTGCTAGAGAGGTCAAATATTTTAAGTTTACATGTGCCATTAACGAAAGAAACAGAAGGACTTATTAATTATGAGCGCCTAAAGCAATTACAAAAAGGCTCAATCATCATTAACACGTGCCGAGGCGCAATAATAAATGAGGATGATTTAACTCTTGTCATTAAAGAAGGACATATTGCCGGAGCGGGACTGGATGTTTTAGTAGAGGAACCGCCAAATAAGGATTTGGAGCTACTTCATTTAGATGAAGTGTATGTAACACCACATTCATCTTATGTATCAATTGAATCGGAATATGAACTCCGCTCACGGACAGCTTTAAATGTGATTCGTGCAATGGACGGGGAGGTTCCGGAGTTTGTGCAAAATGATGTAAAAGTAAAGGTGTAA
- the hutG gene encoding formimidoylglutamase has protein sequence MYYNWTGRVDKNGKGKRIHQIVRNIDINELKRKEQRTISFVGFECDEGVKRNQGRLGASKAPNEIRKLLASIPYHNENKSLIDVGNVRCINNDLEEAQAQLGHHVAKLLENNYTPIILGGGHETFYGHYLGARKALGKDKKIGMINLDAHFDLRLDEQSSSGTMFRQILEDDEKAEYLCIGIQELGNTEQLFLTADELNVQYILEQDIQPLENTFAKISEFSQEQDYIIYTICTDVINQAYAPGVSAPAPFGIEPQLVRAITKHIVQQNNFLSMDISEVNPTLDIADKTSRLISYVIGETLTHLNEKEKTFYDIGVENTV, from the coding sequence ATGTATTATAATTGGACAGGACGAGTTGATAAAAATGGAAAAGGTAAGCGCATTCATCAAATCGTTCGAAATATAGATATAAATGAATTAAAGAGAAAAGAACAACGAACTATTAGTTTTGTTGGTTTTGAATGTGATGAAGGTGTTAAAAGAAACCAAGGTAGATTAGGTGCTTCTAAGGCACCAAATGAAATTCGGAAACTACTTGCAAGCATTCCTTATCACAACGAAAATAAAAGTCTTATAGATGTAGGTAATGTACGTTGCATTAACAATGATTTGGAAGAAGCACAAGCACAATTAGGACATCATGTAGCCAAATTATTGGAAAATAACTACACGCCAATTATTTTAGGTGGGGGTCATGAAACATTTTATGGTCATTACTTAGGGGCAAGAAAGGCACTAGGTAAAGATAAGAAAATCGGCATGATAAATTTAGATGCACATTTTGACTTACGACTGGATGAGCAGTCATCATCTGGAACGATGTTTCGTCAAATTTTGGAAGATGATGAAAAAGCGGAATATTTATGCATCGGAATACAGGAATTAGGGAATACAGAACAACTGTTTTTAACGGCAGATGAATTAAATGTACAATATATATTGGAACAGGATATTCAGCCGCTTGAAAATACTTTTGCTAAAATAAGTGAATTCTCACAAGAACAAGATTATATTATTTATACGATTTGTACAGATGTAATCAATCAAGCGTATGCCCCGGGTGTAAGTGCTCCGGCTCCATTTGGAATTGAGCCGCAACTTGTAAGAGCGATTACAAAACATATTGTACAGCAAAATAATTTTTTAAGTATGGATATTTCTGAAGTTAATCCTACGCTCGATATAGCAGATAAAACGAGTAGACTCATTAGTTATGTGATTGGAGAAACTTTAACACATTTAAATGAAAAAGAAAAAACCTTTTATGATATAGGAGTGGAGAACACGGTATGA
- a CDS encoding LysR family transcriptional regulator produces the protein MDERQLLYFTALIDKGSFTKASKELHISQPSLSSAIKKLEESMGLTLIERTTRKISLTKEGEILYKEAKNLLNQFTHVREEMSRLKNLGPLELQIGLIESVKSWLPKVISSYIKSNPDIHIQLVEVLGLKQVELALKNYKMHLAITNQYFDNKEIVTIPIYKENLVAVFPKEHSLQNKQNITLNDLMHEKFIIGKEGFQTRQDIVSAFRNAGISPNIHFEFERFETAFSLVEEGLGITIVPENYITASNHASLTIKTIADSNLARTVYLAYMKNRYLPPVVEEFITRTKAYFKTKK, from the coding sequence ATGGATGAAAGACAGTTACTCTATTTTACCGCACTCATTGATAAAGGATCTTTTACAAAAGCTTCAAAAGAACTACACATTTCCCAACCATCATTAAGTTCGGCTATAAAAAAATTAGAAGAAAGCATGGGCCTTACTTTAATTGAAAGAACTACACGAAAAATCTCTTTAACCAAAGAGGGCGAAATTTTATATAAAGAAGCTAAAAATTTACTGAATCAATTTACACATGTAAGAGAAGAAATGTCCCGTCTAAAAAATCTCGGTCCTCTAGAATTGCAAATTGGCTTAATCGAATCTGTAAAATCATGGTTACCGAAAGTCATCTCATCTTATATCAAATCAAATCCGGATATCCATATTCAACTAGTTGAAGTGCTTGGACTAAAACAGGTCGAGTTAGCGCTAAAAAACTATAAAATGCATCTCGCGATTACTAATCAATATTTCGACAATAAAGAAATCGTTACGATACCAATTTACAAAGAGAACTTGGTTGCTGTGTTTCCCAAAGAACATTCCTTGCAAAACAAACAAAACATCACACTGAATGATTTAATGCATGAAAAGTTCATTATTGGTAAAGAAGGGTTTCAAACCCGTCAAGATATCGTAAGTGCATTTCGAAACGCAGGAATTAGTCCCAATATTCACTTTGAATTTGAACGATTTGAAACCGCCTTTTCACTAGTTGAGGAAGGCCTCGGTATCACAATTGTTCCAGAAAATTATATTACTGCTTCCAATCATGCATCACTGACAATTAAAACAATTGCTGACAGTAACTTAGCAAGAACAGTTTATCTTGCATATATGAAAAATCGTTATTTACCTCCCGTTGTGGAAGAATTTATTACGAGAACGAAAGCGTATTTTAAAACTAAAAAATGA
- a CDS encoding TRAP transporter large permease: MTIAVLFISFFALMLIGVPIAVSLGASTLFTMVFATNLPLGSIITQAFTSLDSFSLLAIPLFILAGVLMSLGGVSKRLLHLADVLVGYLVGGLAHGTILASMFFAAISGSGPATVAAIGSFMIPAMANKGYDKGFAAAVTATAGSIGVIIPPSIPFIMFGIVGGVSIGGLFLAGIIPGILVGAVLMIVSYGIAKKRDFPTEGKFPTFMEVVKAFNYAKFALLIPVIILGGIYSGFFSPTESAAVACIYALIIGVFVYKEMNLSKIYDAFLEATLITIPVNIIISFSISFAYLLSIERIPRTIAEFITGISENMIITMLIISAFLFVVGMFIDTISAVVILTPILLPVATAVGMEPIHFGVIMICNLAIGYVTPPLGVNLFVASHISKVSIERISRALVPFIIAMVVVVIILILIPQLSLFIPNIALN; encoded by the coding sequence ATGACAATTGCAGTGTTGTTCATAAGTTTCTTTGCACTCATGTTAATTGGCGTTCCGATTGCGGTCTCTTTAGGGGCATCTACATTATTTACGATGGTATTTGCAACTAATCTTCCATTAGGCTCTATTATTACACAGGCGTTTACTTCACTGGATTCATTTTCTCTCTTGGCGATTCCGCTATTTATTTTAGCAGGGGTTTTAATGAGTCTTGGTGGGGTTTCAAAGCGATTATTACATTTAGCTGATGTGTTGGTAGGTTACTTAGTTGGAGGTTTGGCGCATGGAACGATTCTAGCTAGTATGTTTTTTGCGGCTATTTCAGGTTCCGGACCCGCAACGGTTGCGGCCATTGGATCGTTCATGATTCCAGCAATGGCAAATAAAGGGTATGATAAAGGTTTTGCGGCTGCTGTTACAGCAACGGCTGGATCTATCGGTGTTATTATCCCGCCAAGTATTCCTTTTATCATGTTTGGAATCGTTGGTGGCGTATCGATTGGCGGACTCTTTTTAGCAGGGATCATTCCAGGTATCTTGGTTGGAGCTGTATTAATGATTGTCTCCTATGGCATTGCAAAAAAGCGAGATTTCCCGACAGAAGGAAAATTTCCAACTTTTATGGAAGTGGTAAAAGCATTTAACTATGCGAAATTTGCATTGTTGATTCCTGTCATTATTCTTGGTGGAATATATAGTGGGTTCTTTTCCCCTACTGAATCCGCTGCAGTAGCATGTATTTATGCGCTTATCATTGGTGTTTTTGTTTATAAAGAAATGAATTTAAGTAAAATTTATGATGCATTTTTAGAGGCTACACTCATCACGATTCCAGTGAATATTATTATTAGTTTTTCGATTTCCTTTGCCTATTTACTTAGTATTGAACGAATTCCAAGAACGATTGCCGAGTTCATTACAGGCATATCTGAAAATATGATCATTACGATGCTCATTATTAGTGCTTTCTTATTTGTAGTTGGAATGTTTATCGATACAATTTCTGCGGTGGTCATATTGACACCTATTTTACTGCCTGTTGCAACTGCTGTTGGTATGGAACCAATTCATTTCGGTGTCATTATGATTTGTAACTTGGCGATTGGATATGTTACTCCGCCACTTGGGGTAAATCTGTTTGTTGCTTCGCATATTAGTAAAGTGTCAATTGAACGGATAAGCCGCGCATTAGTTCCATTTATTATCGCAATGGTTGTTGTCGTGATTATACTTATTTTAATTCCGCAGTTGTCTCTGTTTATACCTAATATTGCTCTAAATTGA
- the hisC gene encoding histidinol-phosphate transaminase, whose amino-acid sequence MRWRKYVKQIAPYVPGKSIEAVKKEFNLDAVLRLASNENPLGPSSKAVDAMQQAMAESHLYPDPTAAELREKLATIYGVLPEQIITGNGADNVISFVISAFVNEGDEVLYCTPTFPAYRSTTLLMGGKPVEVPLTKELTFDLDSLKENITDKTKLIFICNPNNPTGTIVESNALEQFIASVPEHVTVILDEAYIEYVRKENYLTGIDFFKKGYPVITIRTFSKFYSLAGLRVGYAVASEEMLAPMLRLREPFAVNRPAIAAAVATLDDTEFTEDHFEMNEAEKLALSEKMEELGFTVYPSSTNFLFIHIKSDAQELFNALLKKGIIIRPCTGWGYDEYVRISIGTKEQNELLLSTLKQLESVKTVR is encoded by the coding sequence ATGAGATGGAGAAAATATGTCAAACAAATCGCTCCATATGTACCAGGCAAGTCAATTGAAGCAGTGAAGAAAGAATTCAATCTAGATGCGGTACTGCGACTTGCCTCTAATGAAAACCCACTCGGCCCATCATCAAAAGCAGTCGACGCCATGCAGCAGGCAATGGCGGAATCGCATTTATATCCAGACCCTACGGCGGCTGAATTGAGAGAAAAGCTAGCAACGATTTATGGGGTTCTTCCAGAACAGATTATTACTGGAAATGGTGCAGATAATGTTATTTCATTTGTAATTAGTGCGTTTGTAAATGAAGGAGATGAAGTGCTTTATTGTACGCCAACATTCCCAGCCTATCGCTCTACAACGCTTTTAATGGGGGGGAAACCTGTTGAAGTACCTTTAACAAAGGAATTGACCTTTGATCTTGATAGCTTAAAAGAAAATATTACAGATAAGACAAAACTTATTTTTATTTGTAATCCAAACAATCCAACAGGTACGATTGTTGAATCAAATGCATTGGAACAATTTATTGCCAGTGTTCCTGAACATGTCACTGTCATTCTGGATGAGGCGTATATCGAATATGTTCGTAAAGAAAATTATTTAACTGGCATTGATTTTTTCAAGAAGGGCTATCCAGTGATTACGATTAGAACATTTTCAAAGTTTTATAGCTTGGCAGGTCTCCGAGTTGGTTATGCAGTTGCATCAGAGGAAATGTTAGCGCCTATGTTACGTCTTCGAGAACCGTTTGCAGTGAATCGACCAGCGATTGCTGCGGCTGTTGCAACATTGGATGATACGGAATTTACTGAAGATCATTTTGAAATGAATGAAGCGGAAAAACTAGCCTTATCTGAAAAGATGGAGGAGCTCGGCTTTACCGTCTATCCGTCATCAACGAATTTCTTATTCATCCATATTAAAAGTGACGCACAAGAGTTATTTAATGCGTTGTTGAAAAAGGGGATTATTATTCGACCATGTACCGGTTGGGGATATGATGAATATGTCCGAATTTCAATAGGTACGAAAGAACAAAATGAATTGTTACTGTCCACATTGAAACAATTAGAATCAGTTAAAACTGTTAGATAA
- a CDS encoding TRAP transporter substrate-binding protein, which produces MNKTLSRLGVLGLFLLLILAACSDGASDSSSKGDSGKSSSNDEVYTITISNSVEEDTPLHKGLIRFKEVAEEKSDGRLQVEVFSNAELYASEREAIEAVQAGNIQAASPATAPLSNFVEEFQALDFMFVFKDIDDANATLDGELGDILKEKLEEVQLKGIGWGSAGLTQITNNSRPLETIEDFEGLKLRTMENNIHLDSLKEFGANPQPYAFGELYSALQQNIFDGMQTTAQLIQSSKVYEVQKYISIIDNSFTAEALIMNKAFYDSLPEDLQKVVDEAGEEFTTYEREISKEYDEEAIKFLTEELEANIVSEEVREEMGKRLQPIMDKYEEQLGSELMDLVRNQ; this is translated from the coding sequence ATGAATAAAACGTTAAGCAGATTAGGAGTTTTAGGATTGTTTTTACTGTTGATTTTAGCGGCATGTAGTGACGGTGCTAGTGATAGTTCGAGTAAAGGGGATAGTGGTAAAAGTAGCTCAAATGATGAAGTGTATACAATCACTATTTCAAACTCAGTTGAGGAAGATACACCGTTACACAAAGGATTAATCAGGTTTAAAGAAGTAGCTGAAGAAAAGTCAGATGGCAGATTACAAGTAGAAGTTTTTTCAAATGCTGAATTATATGCTTCTGAGAGAGAAGCAATTGAAGCGGTTCAAGCAGGAAATATTCAAGCTGCGAGCCCAGCGACAGCACCTTTATCTAACTTTGTAGAAGAGTTTCAGGCACTAGACTTTATGTTTGTGTTTAAAGATATTGATGATGCGAACGCTACATTAGATGGTGAATTAGGAGATATTCTTAAAGAAAAGTTGGAAGAGGTCCAGTTAAAAGGAATCGGTTGGGGTAGTGCGGGATTGACGCAAATTACGAATAACTCCAGACCACTTGAAACAATTGAGGATTTTGAAGGTTTAAAACTTAGAACAATGGAAAACAACATTCATTTAGATAGTTTAAAAGAGTTTGGTGCAAACCCACAGCCGTATGCATTCGGTGAATTATACTCTGCTCTACAGCAAAATATCTTTGATGGAATGCAGACAACGGCACAGTTGATTCAAAGCTCTAAAGTGTATGAAGTTCAGAAGTATATCTCAATTATTGATAATTCATTTACTGCAGAAGCGCTAATTATGAATAAAGCTTTCTATGATTCTTTACCAGAAGATTTACAAAAAGTTGTAGATGAGGCTGGAGAAGAATTTACAACGTATGAAAGAGAAATTTCCAAAGAATACGATGAAGAAGCTATTAAGTTTTTAACAGAAGAACTAGAGGCAAATATTGTGTCTGAAGAAGTAAGAGAAGAGATGGGCAAAAGATTACAGCCTATTATGGACAAGTATGAAGAGCAACTAGGTTCTGAATTAATGGATTTAGTTAGAAATCAGTAA
- a CDS encoding TRAP transporter small permease, with product MKFLNLLRKIEEILLASTMIIILLLIFSQALFRYFFGSGLIWGEELARYIHVAQIWLGGSLAIKKGGHIRVTFFRDLFNTQGRKFIDLIATLLFFTFMVFIAVKGTEFILHLIGTGQKAPSMGILMAIPYTVVPLGGLLMAIRLVQQFRMIWKGKLLDAGIEGVDK from the coding sequence GTGAAATTTTTAAATCTATTAAGAAAGATTGAAGAGATATTATTAGCGAGTACCATGATTATTATTCTTCTTTTAATTTTTAGTCAGGCATTATTTCGTTATTTCTTCGGAAGCGGACTCATTTGGGGAGAAGAGTTGGCAAGATATATTCATGTTGCACAAATTTGGCTTGGTGGAAGTTTAGCGATCAAAAAAGGTGGTCATATTCGCGTAACCTTTTTTAGAGATTTATTTAATACGCAAGGAAGAAAGTTTATTGATTTAATCGCAACCCTTTTATTTTTTACCTTTATGGTATTTATTGCTGTAAAAGGTACGGAATTTATTCTGCATTTAATCGGAACAGGGCAAAAGGCACCGTCAATGGGTATTTTAATGGCTATTCCTTATACGGTCGTTCCACTTGGTGGTTTACTGATGGCGATTCGTCTGGTTCAGCAATTTAGAATGATATGGAAAGGTAAGTTACTAGATGCAGGGATAGAAGGTGTAGATAAATGA